One window from the genome of Parcubacteria group bacterium ADurb.Bin159 encodes:
- the pppA gene encoding Leader peptidase PppA has product MMVFWLIFGFIFGLAIGSFLNCLMWRLYHKKSMLGRSICPLCGHQLSFRDNIPIISFILLKGHCRYCHKKISIQYPLVELISGLLFSLVVLKNFDYLPSFNFLENYLPIIQVRGGMLALQIIRDWLGVFTLLFIFVYDLKYQIIEDIVLLPAAGIVFILNLFLGWSWQGMMISLFLALVFFGLQYVLTKAKGIGLGDIRIGIFLAVFFANFRIFLVVLFLSYIIGALISLILIIFKEKKWSSQIPLGPFLSLGGFLILFFS; this is encoded by the coding sequence ATGATGGTTTTTTGGTTAATTTTTGGTTTTATATTCGGTTTGGCTATAGGCAGTTTTTTGAATTGTTTGATGTGGCGGCTTTATCACAAAAAGTCAATGCTTGGCCGCTCTATTTGTCCTTTATGCGGGCATCAACTATCCTTTCGAGATAATATCCCCATTATCTCGTTTATTTTATTAAAAGGACATTGCCGATATTGCCATAAAAAAATCTCTATTCAGTATCCCTTGGTTGAATTAATAAGCGGATTGCTTTTTAGTTTGGTTGTTTTAAAAAATTTTGATTATTTGCCGAGTTTTAATTTTTTAGAAAATTATTTGCCTATTATTCAAGTTAGAGGAGGAATGCTTGCTTTACAGATAATTAGAGATTGGTTAGGCGTTTTTACTCTTCTTTTTATTTTTGTTTACGATTTAAAATATCAGATTATTGAGGACATTGTTCTTTTACCAGCCGCGGGGATAGTTTTCATTCTTAATTTATTTCTTGGTTGGTCTTGGCAGGGAATGATGATTAGCCTATTTTTGGCTCTTGTTTTTTTTGGTCTTCAATATGTTTTAACTAAAGCCAAAGGAATTGGTTTAGGAGATATAAGAATAGGTATTTTTTTGGCTGTTTTTTTCGCTAACTTCCGAATTTTTTTAGTAGTTTTGTTTTTAAGTTATATCATCGGCGCTTTAATTAGTTTGATATTAATAATTTTTAAAGAGAAAAAATGGTCAAGTCAAATACCGCTTGGCCCGTTTTTGTCTTTAGGAGGATTTTTGATTTTATTCTTCAGTTAA
- a CDS encoding photosystem I assembly protein Ycf3, whose translation MLKNLHKIIIILSLAIIFIFIISECAIKVYLADFYFREALVSRMEEDWPKTLQNYDKVLKILPRQHYYRSRFAEDLRKGLTFYPNPSSKIKILEIGIATIENVPLEERILAMMTNQANMLAEKIHLSGEKDYSQAEELFEKISALSPKMAGIYNDWCQLKIYEENWEEALEVCEKALSLYPPADYPGIINDHYQMIIAEEINVYDKLGQIYQKQGEYDKALESWFKLLHLSPFEYHIHKKIANIYYLRGDIDKAIFENLHGFTLNPKDSTWPFAIALLYKEKGDIDKAIYYATIALNLSPEDEEIKNFLSEIKLE comes from the coding sequence ATGTTAAAAAATCTTCATAAAATTATCATTATTCTCTCTTTGGCTATAATTTTTATTTTTATTATTAGCGAATGCGCTATTAAAGTTTATTTAGCTGATTTTTATTTTAGAGAAGCGCTTGTCTCGCGGATGGAAGAAGATTGGCCAAAAACTTTGCAAAATTATGATAAGGTTTTAAAAATATTGCCGCGCCAGCATTATTATCGTTCTCGTTTTGCCGAAGATTTAAGAAAGGGATTAACATTTTATCCTAATCCTTCTTCAAAGATTAAAATTTTAGAAATAGGAATAGCCACTATTGAAAATGTCCCATTAGAAGAGCGAATATTGGCTATGATGACTAATCAAGCTAATATGTTAGCTGAGAAAATTCATTTATCTGGAGAAAAAGATTACAGTCAGGCAGAAGAATTATTTGAAAAAATATCTGCACTTTCTCCGAAAATGGCAGGCATCTATAATGATTGGTGCCAATTAAAAATTTATGAAGAAAATTGGGAAGAGGCATTAGAAGTTTGTGAGAAAGCTCTTTCTTTATATCCTCCTGCAGACTATCCGGGAATCATCAATGACCATTATCAAATGATTATTGCTGAAGAGATAAATGTTTATGATAAATTAGGCCAAATCTATCAGAAACAAGGGGAGTATGACAAAGCTTTAGAATCTTGGTTTAAATTATTGCATCTTTCTCCCTTTGAATATCATATTCATAAAAAAATAGCCAATATTTATTATTTGAGAGGAGATATTGATAAAGCCATTTTTGAAAATTTACATGGTTTTACTCTTAATCCCAAAGATTCTACTTGGCCTTTTGCTATTGCCCTGCTTTACAAAGAGAAGGGGGATATTGATAAAGCAATTTATTATGCTACTATTGCTTTAAATCTTTCCCCAGAAGACGAGGAAATTAAAAATTTTTTATCTGAGATTAAATTAGAATAA
- the epsG_1 gene encoding Type II secretion system protein G precursor, whose product MSNKKAFTLIELLVVVAIIAMLAAISVVALNNARARARDSKRLADIKQIQTALELYYLDQNGYPATASVASGSAISSGGTVYMAQVPTAPQPSDCWSTEDKYTYTAQGAAGAYTSYTLQYCLGASSGGIAAGLRTATPAGISN is encoded by the coding sequence ATGAGCAACAAAAAAGCTTTTACTTTGATTGAGCTTTTAGTAGTAGTGGCTATCATTGCTATGTTAGCGGCTATTTCAGTGGTAGCTTTAAATAATGCTCGAGCTAGAGCTCGGGATTCTAAAAGATTAGCTGATATTAAGCAAATCCAAACTGCTTTAGAGCTTTATTATTTAGATCAAAACGGCTATCCTGCGACTGCGAGTGTAGCGTCCGGCTCAGCAATATCATCAGGCGGCACGGTTTATATGGCTCAGGTCCCTACAGCTCCTCAACCCAGTGATTGTTGGAGTACAGAGGATAAATACACTTATACGGCGCAGGGAGCTGCTGGTGCTTATACCAGTTATACTCTTCAATATTGTTTAGGGGCTTCTAGCGGAGGCATTGCCGCGGGGTTAAGAACAGCCACGCCAGCGGGAATTAGCAACTAA
- a CDS encoding putative S-adenosylmethionine-dependent methyltransferase has protein sequence MKSAPQLFEQFLNTTPLFPEDKDYFNFHYPRYKLMIELIDSLSKKLNRKSIKLLDLGSAYLHLSCLCSLRGIDVCALDLGKFVNQPFLQERAKKYHIDLKESDFSKEKIPFNKNTFDIVLLLETLEHFYFDPTPLLKDVYNVLKDDGYFVITVPNFFRLGNKLRMLFNRQILPFVKTPLGEGHCHEYGASELKELLIQTGFKKVDIFYFDYSISGNSLFTKLIKKFFCFFCPSLSGNLLAIAQKKQTGLIKYKEKIEALKKSEKGVE, from the coding sequence ATGAAATCTGCTCCACAATTATTTGAGCAATTTTTAAATACTACACCGCTTTTTCCTGAGGATAAAGATTATTTTAATTTTCATTATCCTCGATATAAATTAATGATTGAACTGATAGATTCTTTATCAAAAAAATTAAATAGAAAATCAATTAAATTACTTGATTTGGGTTCTGCCTATTTGCATCTTTCTTGTTTATGTAGTTTAAGAGGGATAGATGTTTGTGCTTTAGATTTAGGAAAATTCGTTAATCAGCCCTTTCTTCAAGAAAGAGCTAAAAAATATCACATTGATCTAAAAGAAAGCGATTTTTCTAAAGAGAAAATTCCTTTTAATAAAAACACCTTTGATATAGTATTATTACTCGAGACCTTAGAACATTTTTATTTTGATCCCACCCCTTTATTAAAAGACGTTTATAATGTCCTTAAAGATGATGGATATTTTGTGATAACCGTACCTAATTTTTTTAGATTAGGAAATAAATTAAGAATGCTTTTTAATCGCCAGATTCTACCCTTTGTTAAAACACCCTTAGGAGAAGGACACTGTCATGAATACGGAGCGTCAGAATTAAAAGAACTGCTTATTCAAACAGGATTTAAAAAAGTAGATATTTTTTATTTTGATTATAGTATTTCCGGAAATTCATTATTCACCAAATTAATAAAGAAGTTTTTTTGTTTTTTTTGCCCCTCTCTTTCGGGTAATTTACTAGCCATTGCTCAAAAAAAACAGACGGGTTTAATAAAATATAAAGAGAAAATAGAGGCGTTGAAAAAATCTGAAAAAGGAGTAGAATAG
- a CDS encoding O-Antigen ligase, whose amino-acid sequence MKKIHFSLDIIIEIGWLAIFLLSPIYFDTLIYQPFPTAWQVSFYTLLQITLFFWLIKIIFNFSEFKNEFKKRVKYILPFFIFLIFVFISTLLSRSLSFSFWGSYERCFGFLTWLHLFLFYCLLIFNLKTKDQLTKLIGVIFGTTFFICLYGVIQLFGFDFIKWEVNPSESYRIFSSLGQPNFLASWLLLVLPLISLFFFYCFNFWRKEKKSILFPFFAFLMFLFVFFVLIFTQSRGAWLGFLSQILILYFFLLWYFKKRRLFCTSLIIVLGLGLILIGLNIYHFNSPINESLSPIIGRLESLVYLGGATGRLRLYFWQDGLELISKKPFFGYGPETQRFYYISYYRPEFAALEAINSYPDRAHNDIIDTLLTTGFFGLISYLLFIGSSFYFGIKQVLKKLDFSGLFILALLLGVFGYLVSLQFSFHVIPTAVYFVGFLAIGVVIGVRPSKLVAIGVRPSKLTSLVAIGVRPSKLTSETSHK is encoded by the coding sequence ATGAAAAAAATACATTTTTCTTTAGATATTATTATAGAAATTGGCTGGTTAGCAATTTTTTTATTGTCTCCGATTTATTTTGATACTTTAATTTATCAGCCATTCCCCACTGCTTGGCAAGTAAGTTTTTACACTTTACTACAAATCACTTTGTTTTTTTGGTTAATAAAAATAATTTTTAATTTTTCTGAATTTAAAAATGAATTTAAAAAAAGGGTTAAATATATTTTACCATTTTTCATTTTTCTTATTTTCGTTTTTATCTCTACTTTATTATCACGGTCTTTAAGTTTTAGTTTTTGGGGAAGCTATGAAAGATGTTTTGGTTTTTTAACTTGGCTCCACCTTTTTCTCTTTTATTGTCTTTTAATTTTTAATCTTAAAACAAAGGACCAATTAACAAAATTGATCGGAGTTATTTTCGGCACAACATTTTTTATTTGTCTTTATGGAGTTATTCAGCTTTTTGGTTTTGATTTTATTAAATGGGAAGTCAATCCTTCAGAAAGCTATCGTATTTTTTCTAGTTTAGGCCAGCCGAATTTTTTAGCTTCTTGGCTGCTTTTAGTTTTACCTCTTATTAGTTTATTCTTTTTTTATTGTTTTAATTTTTGGCGCAAAGAGAAAAAATCTATTTTATTCCCCTTCTTTGCCTTTTTAATGTTTTTATTTGTTTTTTTTGTTTTAATTTTTACTCAAAGCCGCGGCGCTTGGTTGGGATTTTTATCTCAAATTTTGATTCTTTATTTTTTTCTTCTTTGGTATTTTAAAAAAAGGAGATTATTTTGTACAAGTTTAATTATTGTTTTGGGATTAGGACTAATTTTAATAGGATTAAACATTTATCATTTCAATTCGCCTATTAACGAATCGCTATCGCCGATAATAGGCCGATTAGAGTCGCTTGTTTATTTAGGAGGAGCCACTGGACGTTTGCGTTTATATTTTTGGCAAGACGGTTTAGAATTAATCTCAAAAAAGCCATTTTTCGGTTATGGCCCGGAAACCCAAAGATTTTATTATATTTCTTATTACCGGCCGGAATTTGCTGCTTTAGAAGCTATAAACAGCTATCCAGATAGGGCGCATAACGATATAATAGATACTCTTTTAACTACGGGATTTTTTGGTCTTATTTCTTATTTGTTATTTATTGGTTCATCTTTTTATTTTGGAATTAAACAAGTTCTCAAAAAATTAGATTTCTCCGGTTTGTTTATTTTGGCTCTTCTTTTGGGTGTTTTCGGTTATTTAGTTTCTCTTCAATTCTCTTTTCATGTTATTCCTACAGCTGTTTATTTTGTTGGGTTTCTAGCCATTGGGGTCGTCATTGGGGTCAGACCCTCAAAACTGGTCGCCATTGGGGTCAGACCCTCAAAACTAACCTCACTGGTCGCCATTGGGGTCAGACCCTCAAAACTAACCTCGGAAACATCGCATAAATAA